The nucleotide window ctaaatttgtttaaagTGAAAAAATCTTCACAAGatcatatattttctttatatatatatagtatatataatagatatcgaaaaagaaagtaaagttaaattattttcataagcagTCCTCCATAGCTTTTGAATATAGCCTATGGAAATGTGAGAAGCTATTTCAATAAACTCACATTAGAttatctaaaaaattattttgggcCCTTTTCAATAATGGCGTGTTTGCATTGTTTTTTTAGATTATCTccttataaaaaacaaaatcggTCCAACTATACTAGCTTAAATTGAACAAAAGACTTCCTCTTCATATATGAATTCTATACATTCACTGATTTGAACCATCACATCAACATTAGACTTTCTGATACCAACACTTCAGACCATGAAGACCATGAAGACGTGTTTGATGTCCAATATGTGTATGCAACACAACACTATACATGtagttatatttaatattttattttctcaaattatacCAATGTTCATGTCTTAGTGTCATATTCGGTGTCCATGGTGcgaatgtaattaaaaaaaaaaataatgttaaccTTATTACAATTCCAGCATAAACTATATGAtgcataaaaaatcaattaatcaatAATCATGGTCTACAAAATTGAACACACAAGATAACAAAGTATCAAAAGAAGGAAGAGACAAACTTTTCAACAGTTTGAGACATCAAAATAATCAAGAGAACTAAAAATTGATCATGAATGACGAAAAATACCTCTCTATGTGGTATCCTTTCACCATTATCAAGTTTTCCTCTTGAAGAAACATTTTTTCTTGCAACAACACAATCCACAGAAACATCAGCAGCAGCATCAGATAAGAATCCAGTTCCAGGTCCACACCAAACATCCTGAAAATCCACATCATCAACACCATGACATGTTTTGTTCCTTCTGTTCTTCTTTTTCCTGTTCTTCTTCCCTTGCCAATCTGCAGAGGATCGAATCACTGCCGGTACAGACACTTGTTGTGATGTACCGGCTGTGCAACCGAGACTTCTGAAGGTTGATGCAGAAAAGCTGCTATTGGTGTTATTGACATTCTtactatttttgttgtttttctttgttatgttttggttaCTGTCATGTGTGGTTTCATTGGATGTGTTGGTGTTGGAGAAAGTGGAAAAGAGAGTGGAGATACTTGATTTGCAAGAAGTGGATTGGATTAAGGAAGAAAGTTGTGAAGTTTTATCAGTTTCTGAAATGGGGTGCCTTAATTTGGTTCTGGGTCTTCTCCACTTGATAACAGGCATGGTttagagagagagggggggagGGAGAGAGTGAATGCGTTAACTGTTAAGATTTAGTTATAAGATAAGAAGATATAGAAAAGAGAAGAATGAAACATAACTTTGGTTTGAGGAAAGAATGGAACTAACTTAGATTTAGTTTTGTAGAATGGAGAGAATGTGATTTTTAGTATATGGTAAAGTTTGGTATATCGGTGACTGTTCGATTTTAATTAgaacgtaaaaaaaataaaaaattatattttaaaatatcgaGCTTAAATCTATACTGTCTTATCTTGATTGAAAGGTTATCGATCTTCCTATTGAGCATAGAGAATCTCTGACCGATATGAGTTTagtcattattttattacttgGTCCTCTATTGAAAGTTTTATAGTGTAGATGGCTATAGATTGTTAAattaatagagaaaaaaatttcTATCAAACTACGATCGATTGAACCCTAAAGTCGATTTAGATTAAACATATAAAATGTGTGACAAATAATTTTTACTGTAGTTCGATCTCAAATTGTCGTCGTGGATTATCCAAATATGATTTTGTAAAGATGTAATATGAGTCGATTCATCTCATAATGTTAATCATGTTGTTACATTTTAGGTCTGTTTGTTTTAGattctaaaaaaatgaattttcctttgtatttctaaaaattgatttttttgaaaatttagttaaaaatagtagaagttatttcaaactcatttagtataagttaaaaaagagattttgacattcactaacttaaatatttattattcgagattttacatagtaaaaattacatgtttttttaaaatgacatttttcaaaaatgatttttatgaaaagctatttaaaatagcttttttttttagagattttttcaaaatttagtatccaaatttgtttttaacaaaataatgaaatacttagaatgacattttaaaataagttattcaaacggatttttcatttgaaactttccttaaaaatttatttgtaaaaaaaattataacaaaaatatattacactacaaaaatctattttaaaaaaaaactataacaaacgggcCCAAACTATCACCAAAATTATGGTTCACTCAACATTTTTTCATTCATCGAAGTTTAAAACgatttctttataaatatttatctcAAACAAGTTGAATTATCCAATTCAAATGAGTGTGTATATATGTTAATACTAAAGCACCGAATCTAAATCCCCTAAAACAGGATGAAGAAAATCTAATTTTTCTGTTAATCTAATCATCTACAACTTACTATGCAGTGATccaatttgttcttttttggtGATGGGGAAGAATATAATTTGATTAGTTTTgaaagaataaattttatatattgtgaGGTTGCTTTCCATATGGGGTTGTTTGTTAGGTGGGCTCTAATTTGTCATGTTGTTGGAATTGTGGGCATATATGctattcaatttcaatcaattagCCTGAAGTCCTGGAATCTTGTGACTAACTTTTGCTTCTTTTTGTGCTTTTTATTAAGCTAAAAGAGAAGTTGAAAACACTCCCTCATTGTCCTTGGAGTTTAGTGGTTTGGCTTGTGGCTTAAAGTGGTCTTGAAAAGAGGTAGAAGGAGATGCAATGCAAGGGTCatgtaattaaattaaattaaaatactgcaaaaacaaaattttagaggTTAGAAGAATGGACCGCATTTTAATGGGTCCCACATAGATATCACGAGgtgaaaaatcataaatgctTTTTCATTTTTGGGTTGTACTATAACATCATCATGGTCATCATTTATTTACCAGCTCCTCAACATAAATTGTTGATGTTATCATGTGGTGTGTCTTCAATTTTGATACCAAAAAAGCCTTCTAAGTAAAGCAACATTGCTCTTAGTTCCATGcacttgattttgaattttataatcatATGGTtcttattaaaaagaaaatatactaCATGTATATCAAAATCAACGTGGTCATTaattgtttctttcaaaaaaataaatttaattgtttaattgttgtagtaacttttaaaatacTTTTGCAAATATATTCTTATAGAAGGTTGTAAAACATTAAAACATTCAttaatacttcctccgttccaaattaaaagcaaaaaaaatcaaatcagatttattaagaaaactaaaatataagaatttgaagtataattttttatgttttatttggaataagttttataggaagatgtaaaaacatttttcattggctattggtGATGGAgaaaatagaagagagagaaaattaaatctaatttgcatttaatttcatgagaataaaaaaaaaaaattatttgaaaagatggtttgaaaaaaaaatattaaataggaTTAAAGTTTGTCTttgttgcttatattttgggataaaaaatgttaatttatttacattttgtcGGACTTGGCCCAGGATGACCGGGTCTTTCTTTGAAAACTTGTTATTCACTTTGGTGATGAGTGTAGGAGTAGGATGAATTGTCTCGTGCATGATGATTTTTCTCAATTCAATCAGCTCGTACAAGATAATCCTTTATTTGATATCCCTCTTTGTAGGAGGCGATTTTCCTGGCATCAAGGAGATGGATTTTCGATGAGTCGACTAGGCATATTTTTATTGTCTGAAGATTGGTGCGCTCAATGGCCAAAGTGCATTAAGAGGGCTTAGATATGTGGCATGTCTTATCATTGTCTAGTATGCTAACGATATATGAGAAAACAAGGTCCTTATCCTCATCGTATATCGAAAAGTTAGGTGGATCTTTCAGGATATTAGCAATTCATTCGTGATTAATGGAAATCATTTCAGGTGAATGGTTGGGGAAGTTATGTgctaaaagaaaaactaaaattgataaCAAAGAACCATACTCAAATCAAGAACAAAGAATCAATATGTTAAAAGATCACATTTCTTCCTTTGATGTTAAGGGGGGCGAGTATGATTTAGAGATGTAAGAGATGGAGGAAATACATTCATTATCCTCTAACTTGTTCTTTTTGTCAAAGACTCATACTAGTATGCAACGACAAAAATCAAGAATGATTTGGTTGAAAGAGGGAGATGTTAATTCTAAATTTTACCATGGAGTTAATGGGACGTAAATGGAAGGAATGAAGGGTGATCGAACTGTTGTGTATAACCACTTTCCCACTCACTATCGGGTAAGTAATTGTGAGAGACTTGGGGtggaaaattttaatttcaaatttattagTATGGTGCGGTGTGGTAAGCTAGTAAAACCCTTCAGTATTGAGGAGGTGAAATAGGCAGTGTCTGATTATGATAGTTATAGGAGCCCATGGCCAGATGGAATAAATTTTGGGTTTATCAAGGATTTTTTGCTAAAGTTGAAAGATGATTTTATGCTCTTTTTATCTAAATTATATCGGAATGGTAAGTTAACGAAGGGGCTTAAGAATACTTTTATAGCTCTAATTCCTAATGTGGAAAGTCCTCAATGTTTAGCAGATTTTTTGGTTGGGTGTTTGTATAAGGTGATAGTTAAGGTAATAGAAAACAAATTGAGAAGTGAAATTGGAAGGTAATATCAGACTCCCAGTCAGCTTTTATCCATGCGATGCAAATTCTTGATGGAGCTCTGATAGCTAATGAGTTGGTAAATGAAGCTCGCagccttaaaaaatatttattattatttaaagctGATTTTGAGAAGGCTTATAATTCGATATATTGGAAGTATCTTGAAGCATTCAtggttaaaataaattttccaaCTTTATGGCAAAAATGGATTCTGGAATATGTAAGCACTTCTACAACGTTGTTTTAGTGAATAGCAACCTGACTGAAGAGTTTAAATTCAAAAGAGGATTACGCAAAGGAGATCCTATTTCTCCTTTCCTCTTTATGATAAGCGCTAAAGAGTTCAATGTTATGAtgaagagtagtgatatttgtactaCCATTTGTGACAACTTGTATGACaactttctatttcttttttcttattggtcaaaaacaatagagaataagataataatgtgagtatgaaagagaaagttgtaaaaaaattgtcacaaagtggttgtacaaatatcatttctctttacaATTTGAGAATGATACTTATGCTAGTGGGTGTCAATCTTAGTCTTCAATTGTGTAGTGTCAATGAAATACTTCTCATCACTTCTGATTGTATTGAAGTCCTTCCTAGAAGAAGAATTTTGTGTTTTTCCTCAACATTAATGATTTCAAATCCCATACTGTATGTAGCAACCCTGTGGTGATGGGGCTTAAGAAATGGGAAACATTATTCAGGATGAGTTTTTTCTTTGGTAAAAAATACCATTAAACAAACTTGGccttactttttaaaaaaaaaaaatttgtttaactcTTTTTCCTGATAGATGTACATCTATGATAAGATTTTGAGTtagtacattaaaaaaaattgaaattgaaataaaatgttatattgacgatatcattgaaaaatataaatgttgtttattaaaattaaataagtgaGAAGTTTCTTAAGAAATTATttcaatgaaataataaaataagtgagAAGTTTCAATAAAATCCaaatttataccaaaaaaattcttatatatTACCCTAgattaagaaataaataaagcgGACAGACGGACACAAACACTAGTGATTATAATTATTGTATTAAGaagaaatcattttttaaaaaatcaatcataCATGTGGATACAAGTGGATATCACAAAATCTAGTCTAAAAATAGACAACCACATACATGTGTAGGATCGTGCGGACATGAGTATCATTTTCATTAATGGATCGGATTGCTATTGACTACTACGCGTGTCTTCGGATACCCATTTGTATCTTTTTGCCTATATATACACTGTATACTGTATAGAAATGTTGAAAGGAGGACTTAAGAAGACTGAGAGTGATGGGTGCTCACATATGCTTTTCTCATATGTGGTTCAATGTTGGATATGTGTAACTTGGCATTCATATGAAATTGAAGGACGAATTTTGATCAGTCGACGAAGTATCAAATGATAtacaaatcatatttttctcttcatatTATTTAGTATTTTGCCGATTTGATTGAATTTCGATAATTCACGAAGAATGATCTAGCATATTATAAGGTAATAATTACCCCTTGTTTCTTTGTAACTTTTCATTTTGTGAGTGAATCTCAATGTTTACACCTTGATTATCTATTATGCATTATTTCAATTGTATGTTACGATTCTATATTATTTATAACCATGACAACATTGATTTTATGTTAGAATAATCACTTAGGAATATAAGTTTTATTGGTAAAACCATgtgatttaaaaattataatgtctTTAGAGGCTTTTTTTAAGAAGTATTTTAGATATAGtccaaacaaatataaaaatgatgGATCTGCATTCTTTTCATCCATTAATGACGTTAACAGTCGAAATTTTTCCAGATCTAATATTTTCCCTATTATATGAGGAAATTTCAATTTCCACCGCATGTATCCTTAGGAAAAGTAACGAGTGAAAAGAAATTGAGATTTTGTGGTCAATGACTAATAAGATTAGGGTTTGTATGTTTAAAGTAAATGTACTGAGCCATTTTTTAACCTTATAGTGCATCCTAACACAGGGGCGGAGCGACTTGGGGACAGGGGCTGGCCATGGTCTACCCATTAATTACTGGaaattactattttacccttgcCTTAACATAAAAATTACAATCATACCACCCTcagttttttttcctaaacCAGGTAAACTTTTCTCCTCCCTGGATGTGATTGTGATTGCGACACTGCTTTCCTCCATTCCATTTATTTGAAACTGTTTTATTAAACCATATAAATTGGTTAAAAGTGCTTCATTAAGAGTCTTAACACTATAATTATGAAAGTCTTTGTACTTCATTAACACAATTAGAAGTATCTTAAATTGATTGTTACTAGATACAAACTGTAATTatgagttatattatatatatcattttgataaatttgtttttttttctttgcatcAGAAAAGTTAAGACGAAGAGTTGAAGAATTGATTCCTTTTTTAAGAGGAAGGTCGATGATATCGAAAGAGATGAAGGAGTTATAATTTCTTCATCCGAACTTGAATCCAATAGAAAACGAGCACCGTCCTTCAAATCTTAATAGAGTAAACCTGGATGACTTTGAGAATTCTTTAGGATGTGATCCTGGAAAGTGTATTCTAATTTGGCAATATCcaccaaatcaaataaatgcaATAAGAAGAGCGTATCTAAAATGGGGTCCttatcaaatgcatttaaaaaattatcccTTGTTCGACAGAGATGTTTGAGGTAGGAACAATATTAcatctgtaacgccctagttgttatatttaattaatttgaattatgtggagtatatatatatatatatatatatttatatatgatgtttggtgatttatgcggagtagatgtgtgtgtatatatatatatatatatttatatatatatatatgtgattttgggtgatttatgtaatgtattattttattatatggtttatttaataataattagaataagtatgaaataataattattttggagtttggggagttatttaataattattaaaattaatggggaattaatggaaatattagggagttaagtaagaggGAAGTTGAGAAATAGTATCAGAAGCATTTTACGTGAAAAACCAACCTTTgggagaagagggagagaagagcaagttagAGCCAAGAATCATTTCTGCTGTACattttctgcaatttctaaggtaagggtaaggtttacttcaagaatgtagttattaaattctgattttgtatttaacaggttttggtgaggaattgggaatttggggttttatgatagaatgaggattttgaagttgtaagcatgtttttgatgttagcattggtttctggttgcatagaacacttaattatgtatctgtaaactgatttggggagtgattggaagaaaaatgggatttttgggtaaaaccagttttctgcccgtacataagttcatcgctcgcctcgcgagtagctgtgctcgccatgacgagtgagcaacttcatagctcgcctcgcgagcagtccaactcgccatggcgagtagcccagattaaaacttgatttttgaaaagttgttataagatgttttggggatggtttaaggtacctagataattttaatgatgaatggtggaatttttaggttaaaaagatgaatatggaACTTAGAAATGAgttttgagtgagaaaatggcatttttcccgagagcacctgattttcactcgcctcgagtccgccttgaactcgccgtggcgagctagtgtttttgtgaactcgccatggcgagcagatgtgctcgcgaggcgagctgcacagttcctgagtgttATTTTGCTAGCTTGAATAGTGGaggttaatgttgttgtgtttgagcatggttatatataattatgcattattttggtcGATTGAattgctggattgatgattattgatgatggttgaatgtatgttatttattgaatcatacatattaTTATAGTGGAGTcgcatggagttgcattgcatggtcagttgtatgtagatatacacaagtaggtccattgcatatgcataaaacagcggtgagggcttcggtcctggagtactagttgctcaacagcggtgagggcttcggtcctgatgaatgctttaaccattcaaaagcggtgagggcttcggtcctgttggtaccacatgcatattgcatttcattaagaagtctaagatggtgtcttagcagtggtcatgtcatttgcatgagtcttggttgttgatttcagttattatctgatggttgatgttgatgttgaatatgcatttatatatattcattgtgatggTGGTGTATTGATGTCGTTGTTGCTGCTTGTGGCTTAAACTtgtatatgtttacaagatgatgtgtttgatgattagggtgttagattcaattgaagatttcaatatctatatttattgttgtaaatctcaccccttctgcttgaaaatgttgcccttcctatgggtaacttgcaggtgatcctgagtagttggtggtggctcaatgtcgtgtctagggctctgatacgtgggatggaaactattatttatatttattgttgtttcttttccatgtatcaaattttggaattgtgatgtggagcctttattgtcttttgaacaatgttgttgaattatgctaaAGCCTTTAATGTCATAGACTATTGTTGGATGTTATGAGGTTAtggatttgaaaactattccgctgctatgttttcataaataataagttgcttgattaaatagttttattttctatttaagaaattttgaaatgacgtgtagcatgcccgttgtggattactctgatgtataattgttatttaattgcttttgggtaacggggtgttacaacatcAACACTCATTTGAGTTTAGTTTGATGCGGCCATCCCAAATTTTTTTGTCTGACTCCGCCACTGGCCTAACATAGATTCATCTTTTCCCTCATTTTTaatagggtcttgttaacgagtgctcttggactttgtttgcgagttgggttttggaggggaggggagggaaagaAAAGGCTTATGCAGTGGTAAACTCTTGTTtgcaagttttaaaaaaacaagggaaatGTTTTGGGGGACAAAACTGTTTGAAAAGCTgctttgcataaataagttgttttgaataagctgttttttttttaaaagaggtcgtaataagctgttgaggataaataagttgtttttgaaaaagagatcgtaataagttgttttgtataaataagttgttttcaataagctttttttttcttttcaaaagaggtcgtaataaacTGCTTTGGATAAacaagctgttttgaataagttgtttttgaaaaagagatcgtattaagctattttgcataaataagttgtttttgaaaaagaggtcgttataaactgttttgcataattaagctattttgaataagctgttttttttaaaagaggtcgtaataagctgttttgcataaataagttgttttttgaaaagaggtcctaataagctgttttgcataaataagatGTTCTTGaaaaagaggttgtaataagctgttttgcataaattagTTGTttagaataagttgtttttgaaaaagatatcgtaataagttgttttgcataaataagttgttttgaataagttattttctaaaaagaggtcgtaataagttgtttttgaaaaagagatcgtataaagctgttttgcataaataagctatttgaataagttgttttttgaaaaagagattgtaataagttgttttgtataaataagctgttttgaataagttgttttttgaaaagaggtcgtaataagttgttttgtataaataagctattttgaataagttgttttttgaaaaagagatcgtattaagctgtttttgcataaataagttgttttgaataagttgtttttaaaaagagatcgtaataatttgtttttcatgagataagttgttttttaaaaagagactgtaataagctgttttgtataaataagttatttttttaaaagagattgtaataagcttttttttatataaataagttctTTTATAAAAGTAGATcgtagtaatttgttttttatgagataaattattttgaataaattacaaagtataacacaatgtattgattttaagagaaaaaagggtaaaatagtaaaattataacataagcccTCCATCTCCTTTCCTTGATGGTTTTTTAACTCGCAAACAAGGGAAAtgtttt belongs to Medicago truncatula cultivar Jemalong A17 chromosome 6, MtrunA17r5.0-ANR, whole genome shotgun sequence and includes:
- the LOC11426047 gene encoding uncharacterized protein — encoded protein: MPVIKWRRPRTKLRHPISETDKTSQLSSLIQSTSCKSSISTLFSTFSNTNTSNETTHDSNQNITKKNNKNSKNVNNTNSSFSASTFRSLGCTAGTSQQVSVPAVIRSSADWQGKKNRKKKNRRNKTCHGVDDVDFQDVWCGPGTGFLSDAAADVSVDCVVARKNVSSRGKLDNGERIPHRERSSIFGRRSVNLNQESLSFLEDNSDIFTTRPGLESFGNSGFYRNASNVSSDGIAEIMKFKGARLMGGRSRDQFRDWRLDVDNMSYEQLLELGERIGYVKTGLKEDEMKNNIRKIKLLISNDSSKHQIDKKCTICQEEYESDDELGRLHCEHSYHFQCIKQWLVLKNFCPVCKQEVVVRP